TAATAAAACCACGATCCCTATATCAATCGATACTACAAAATCAGAGGTTGCAGAAAAAGCTCTTCAAAGCGGTGCGGTAATCGTGAATGATATTAGTAGCTTTCACTTCGACAACCGCATGCCTGCAGTTGTCTCGAAGTATAATGCTTCAATCGTTTTAATGCACACCAAAGATAAACCGAAATTAATGCAGCATAATCCGGAGTACAAAGATCTAATTCCTGAAATAAAATCTTATTTATCTGTGGCAATTAAAATATCTATCGAAAATAGCATCAAACAAATTATTATAGACCCCGGTATCGGCTTTGGAAAGAAACTTGAACA
The Bacteroidota bacterium DNA segment above includes these coding regions:
- the folP gene encoding dihydropteroate synthase, which encodes MVHALNKIYNFGSVEYDLRSRTFIMGILNITPDSFSDGGKYLHSSNAVDCALQMIDEGADFIDVGGESTRPGSESVSVGEELNRVIPVIEQLVNKTTIPISIDTTKSEVAEKALQSGAVIVNDISSFHFDNRMPAVVSKYNASIVLMHTKDKPKLMQHNPEYKDLIPEIKSYLSVAIKISIENSIKQIIIDPGIGFGKKLE